A single region of the Gossypium arboreum isolate Shixiya-1 chromosome 12, ASM2569848v2, whole genome shotgun sequence genome encodes:
- the LOC108476620 gene encoding uncharacterized protein LOC108476620, translated as MRVQQRPIRAMSMWVRRQPPKVKAFLGVVSGMAALVLLRFIVNDHDNLFVAAEAVHSIGISVLIYKLIKEKTCAGLSLKSQELTAIFLAVRLYCSFVMEYDIHTLLDLATLATTLWVIYMIRFKLKSSYMEDKDNFALYYVLVPCAALALFIHPSTSHNLVNRIFWAFCVYLEAVSVLPQLRVMQNTKIVEPFTAHYVFALGVARFLSCAHWVLQVLDSRGHLLVALGYGLWPSMVLISEIVQTFILADFCYYYIKSVFGGQLVLRLPSGVV; from the exons atgaggGTACAGCAGAGGCCGATCCGCGCGATGTCGATGTGGGTGAGACGACAGCCGCCGAAGGTGAAGGCTTTTTTGGGGGTAGTATCGGGGATGGCAGCGCTTGTTCTTCTTCGTTTCATCGTAAACGACCATGACAATCTCTTCGTCGCCGCCGAGGCTGTCCACTCCATCGGAATCTCTGTCCTTATCTATAAGCTTATTAAGGAGAAGACTTGTGCTG GGCTATCGCTCAAATCCCAAGAACTAACAGCTATTTTTTTAGCTGTTAGGCTGTATTGTAGCTTTGTCATGGAATATGATATACATACGCTACTTGATTTAGCCACATTGGCAacaactttatgggtaatttatATGATCCGTTTCAAACTAAAGTCCAGCTACATGGAAGACAAGGACAACTTTGCTTTATATTATGTT CTTGTCCCATGTGCTGCACTGGCCCTATTTATTCACCCCTCTACTTCTCATAATCTAGTGAACCGGATTTTCTGGGCATTCTGTGTATATCTAGAAGCTGTTTCAGTTCTACCCCAGCTGCGAGTGATGCAAAATACCAAG ATTGTTGAGCCTTTCACAGCTCATTATGTATTTGCACTGGGTGTTGCAAGGTTCCTCAGCTGTGCTCACTGGGTTCTCCAG GTTTTAGACAGTCGAGGACACTTGCTGGTAGCCCTGGGTTACGGATTGTGGCCCTCCATGGTTCTTATTTCGGAAATTGTCCAAACTTTCATTTTAGCAGACTTCTGTTACTATTATATTAAGAG TGTCTTTGGAGGGCAGCTTGTTCTCCGTCTTCCCTCCGGAGTAGTATAA